One Mycoplasmopsis caviae DNA segment encodes these proteins:
- the frr gene encoding ribosome recycling factor yields MELDLYLLDFLEEAEKAINHYAFELSKISTGRANPQIIKGVKINYYDTLTPLEELATISVPEPQQLLIKPFDVSCNHEIAKSIMNANLGLNPVDEGNQVRITFPPLTTERRKEMVKNLAKHTENAKVGIRNARQNVNKAIKKDEELSEDQEKKFLEEIQKEVDKKIEHIDKMTSNKEKDLMNI; encoded by the coding sequence ATGGAACTAGATTTATATTTATTGGATTTCTTAGAAGAAGCAGAAAAAGCTATTAATCATTATGCATTTGAATTATCAAAAATATCGACAGGTCGTGCCAATCCACAAATTATCAAAGGTGTAAAAATTAATTATTACGATACATTAACACCTCTTGAAGAATTAGCAACCATTTCAGTACCTGAACCCCAACAATTGCTAATTAAACCTTTTGATGTTTCATGTAATCATGAGATTGCTAAATCGATCATGAATGCTAATTTAGGTTTAAATCCTGTTGATGAAGGTAATCAGGTAAGAATCACTTTTCCGCCACTTACAACTGAACGCCGTAAAGAAATGGTTAAAAACCTTGCAAAGCATACCGAAAATGCAAAAGTCGGAATTCGTAATGCAAGACAAAATGTTAACAAAGCAATCAAAAAGGATGAAGAATTATCAGAGGATCAAGAAAAGAAATTTTTAGAAGAAATTCAAAAAGAAGTAGACAAAAAAATTGAACACATTGATAAGATGACATCTAACAAAGAAAAAGACTTAATGAATATATAA
- a CDS encoding MAG4530 family protein, with amino-acid sequence MLLIKKLKPYFAKYKNSLDKIHNLMLLDWLIALLLFVFISAITILLQFFYDWKLPFIKINSFALTIILYLIVTIDTIAISIFLIIKRYYLYCFLVNFDNNYLKSYQCMLKHLWINLKYKEYKELKNLIFDIDDSIKESILSVASDEKISLSESTALMWKQQNFYREPDRLHFISCDKKTKNNIFKIGEYKAIINKENLFVGQVKNNEIEIEYSKLIPSNYIEKVRGISIPNGYWQMSSSIFRLLQFINNDEVISDSVLYSILSDIGFILSKWKKWKISKLKNTFELFLISNMFSAFYDNSEHLKFSIRILDIYESTKLKNIFTALKNNSKFGLKSLYNFYEKVIKKVIFDKSVVDLSQSIKNTILGRDIMLNEYYSSTSLNAFDNDTMFFKFKDSNELRKYLNKVEPTRIYFESSKVFLNYLEPKSNETQIDIRYVLTKLINNYV; translated from the coding sequence ATGCTTTTAATCAAGAAACTTAAACCATATTTTGCTAAATATAAGAATTCGTTGGATAAAATTCATAATTTAATGTTATTAGATTGATTAATAGCATTACTTTTATTTGTGTTTATTTCAGCAATAACTATTCTATTACAATTCTTTTATGATTGAAAACTGCCTTTTATAAAGATAAATAGTTTTGCATTAACAATTATTTTATATCTTATTGTTACCATTGATACAATAGCAATATCAATTTTTCTTATAATAAAGAGATATTATCTTTATTGTTTCTTAGTTAATTTTGATAATAATTATCTTAAAAGTTATCAATGTATGCTTAAGCATTTATGAATAAACCTTAAATATAAAGAATATAAGGAACTTAAAAACTTGATTTTTGATATTGATGACAGTATTAAAGAATCTATTTTATCAGTTGCAAGCGATGAAAAAATTTCATTGTCTGAATCAACTGCACTTATGTGAAAACAACAAAACTTTTATCGTGAACCAGACAGATTGCATTTTATAAGTTGTGATAAAAAAACAAAAAATAATATTTTTAAAATTGGTGAATATAAAGCAATTATTAATAAAGAAAATCTCTTTGTGGGCCAAGTTAAAAATAATGAAATTGAAATAGAATATTCTAAATTAATACCATCTAACTACATAGAAAAAGTTAGAGGTATAAGCATTCCAAATGGATATTGACAAATGTCATCATCTATTTTCAGACTACTTCAATTTATTAATAATGATGAAGTAATTAGTGACTCAGTTTTATATTCGATTTTAAGTGACATAGGTTTTATTCTTTCAAAGTGAAAGAAATGAAAAATTAGCAAACTTAAAAACACCTTTGAATTATTTTTAATTTCAAATATGTTTTCAGCATTCTATGACAATTCAGAACATTTAAAATTCTCAATTAGAATACTTGATATTTATGAAAGCACAAAGCTTAAAAATATATTTACAGCACTTAAAAATAACTCAAAATTTGGCTTAAAATCACTTTATAATTTTTACGAAAAAGTCATTAAAAAAGTCATCTTCGACAAAAGTGTTGTTGACTTATCACAATCAATTAAAAACACAATTTTAGGTCGTGATATTATGCTTAATGAATATTATTCATCAACTTCGCTTAATGCTTTTGATAATGATACAATGTTTTTTAAGTTCAAAGATAGTAATGAATTGAGAAAATATTTAAACAAAGTTGAACCAACAAGAATTTATTTTGAATCAAGTAAAGTATTTCTTAATTATCTAGAGCCTAAATCAAATGAAACCCAAATTGATATTCGTTATGTTCTAACTAAACTTATTAATAACTATGTATAG